In the Lactobacillus paragasseri genome, TAATAATTATTTGATAAATTTTAAATTGCAAAACTGGAGGAAGAGAGAAAATAAGATTGAAAAATAAACTAGTTTTTGTACTGGCTTTATTAGTGATTGTTTTGACTGGTTGTACTACTCAAGACAAACCAAATCAGGCAGATGCGGCACCTAAGTACTATGTTGAAAAGCGTCAAACACCTAAGACAAACTTGAATGTGATACCAACTCTATTTTTCCATGGTGGCTTAAGCAATTACAAGGGCGAAGAAAACATGGTAAAAGCAGCTCAAAAAGCAGGAGTTACCAATTCAATAATTAGAGCTAATGTAGATGCAAATGGTAAAGTGAAATTAATTGGCACTATTTCTAAGAATGCTATAAACCCAATTGTAGAGGTAAATTATCGCAATAATGTTCAGCTGGATTTTAAAGAGCATGGTCGATATGCTAGAAATGTTGTGCAGACTTTACAAAATGAGTACGGAATAAAAAAGGTAAATATGGTTGGACATTCCCTGGGAAATATTTCGATTATGTATTATTTGTTGCAAACTGCGCATGATCCTGAAATGCCCAAACTAAATAAGCAAGTTTCAATCGGAGGACATTTTGATGGACTTGATTTTAAACAATTACCAATTGCAATTCGCCAGCCATCGAATTTACATGTAGATGCAGAAGGAAAGCCAAATAAGACCAACTCTACTTATCGTGAGATGATGAAGTTAAGAACTCTTTATCCAAACAAGCAGACTAGTGTTTTAAATATTATTGGTAATATTGGAGGTAATTCAGATGGAATTGTGAAGAATGCTTCGTCACTTTCGCTTGAATATTTGGTTGAACCAATGGCTAAAAGTTACCGAGTAGTTAAAATTGTCGGTAAGAACGCAGAGCACGGACAGCTAACTTACAATAAACAAGTTGAAAAAGAAATTATTAAGTTTTTATGGCTCCAGTAATTTTGAATAATCAAAAAAAAGATGCTTTGATGCATCTTCTTTTTTAAATTTTATTTTCATGTTGATTACTTTTATCAAAATTATGGAGCCACATGCCCCAAGCGGCTTGAAATTCAATAATTAATACACTGGCAGAAATAAGTACCATGATAATTAAGGCATAACTAGCCGTTTCACCTAATTCAGATGTATCGAAATTGTAAGTAAAGAGCTTAATTCCTCCATAGATAAGTAGAATAACCCAATATATATTTGCTCCCCACCATAACTTTTTCATTGCAGATACCGCTTTCATTTACTGTATAAAGCTATTATACCATTCTTATGGTTAATTAAAAGTTTGGTGCATAGCTAAAGCGCCCTTAAGAAGTTGTATAATAAAGAGAAAATAGAGAGGTGAAGTGAATTAGATGGGACAAGCTTGGGAAAAATTTAAAAAGAATACAAACGTGCATCGCCTTGCCACGTTATGCTTAATTATTTTGGTATTATATGCGGCACGTTCAATGATGAATACAATTTTATTAACGTTTATTTTCACATATTTAATTGTGCACTTAATTCGTTTTACGCAAAAGAAATTACCAAACTTGCCCTCGCAAGTAATTGTTGTGTTAGCTTATCTATTAGTAATTGCGATCATTTACTTTGCAATTACCATATATGTGCCAATATTAATTAAACAAATTGTTAAAATGAGTCATTCTTTAATGAAGTTTTATCAATCTGATAATATGGACTGGTTAACGCAATATTTGAATCATTACATTAGCGATAGTGAAATTACAACGCAGGCAAAACATGGTGTAACTATCTTAGTTCATGCTTTGACTAATGTGGGTACATTAACGATTGCGTTCTTTATGTCACTAATTATGAGCTTTTTCTATACTATTGAGCTTGATTCTATGAACGAATTTTCTCATACTTTTTTGAATAGTCGCCATTTATCCTGGTTATTTAAAGATATTGCCTACTTTGGCAACAAGTTTGTTAATACTTTTGGTGTGGTTTTAGAAGCTCAATTCTTCATTGCCTTATGCAATACAGCAATGACAATGATTTGCCTAATTATTATGAAAATGCCGCAAATTATTGCTCTTGGATTAATGGTCTTTATTCTAAGTTTGATCCCAGTTGCTGGTGTAATTATTTCCTTGATTCCGTTAAGTTTTGTGGCTTATTCGGTAGGCGGAATTAGGTATGTAATCTATATTCTTATTGTTATTATGATAATTCATGCAATTGAAGCCTACATTTTGAACCCTAAGTTCATGTCAAGTAAAACAGAATTACCAATTTTCTATACCTTTGTAGTTTTGCTTGCAGGTGAGCATTTTCTTGGAACCTGGGGACTAATTGTTGGGGTACCAATCTTCACCTTCTTGTTGGATATCTTAGGAGTAAAATCAGTTAAAACGAAAAAGCCAAAAATCTTGAAAATTGAAAACAAAAAATAAAAGCAGCTGTCAAAGCTGCTTTTTGCGTATTGTAAATAGGATTGTAGGTCCCAAATGAGAATATATGAAAAATACGAGATATGAATGGAGTTTTTAATTTTGCTATTCACAATACAATATTAATTACGCAAAAAAATCAGATTT is a window encoding:
- a CDS encoding alpha/beta hydrolase is translated as MKNKLVFVLALLVIVLTGCTTQDKPNQADAAPKYYVEKRQTPKTNLNVIPTLFFHGGLSNYKGEENMVKAAQKAGVTNSIIRANVDANGKVKLIGTISKNAINPIVEVNYRNNVQLDFKEHGRYARNVVQTLQNEYGIKKVNMVGHSLGNISIMYYLLQTAHDPEMPKLNKQVSIGGHFDGLDFKQLPIAIRQPSNLHVDAEGKPNKTNSTYREMMKLRTLYPNKQTSVLNIIGNIGGNSDGIVKNASSLSLEYLVEPMAKSYRVVKIVGKNAEHGQLTYNKQVEKEIIKFLWLQ
- a CDS encoding DUF3923 family protein → MKKLWWGANIYWVILLIYGGIKLFTYNFDTSELGETASYALIIMVLISASVLIIEFQAAWGMWLHNFDKSNQHENKI
- a CDS encoding AI-2E family transporter, whose amino-acid sequence is MGQAWEKFKKNTNVHRLATLCLIILVLYAARSMMNTILLTFIFTYLIVHLIRFTQKKLPNLPSQVIVVLAYLLVIAIIYFAITIYVPILIKQIVKMSHSLMKFYQSDNMDWLTQYLNHYISDSEITTQAKHGVTILVHALTNVGTLTIAFFMSLIMSFFYTIELDSMNEFSHTFLNSRHLSWLFKDIAYFGNKFVNTFGVVLEAQFFIALCNTAMTMICLIIMKMPQIIALGLMVFILSLIPVAGVIISLIPLSFVAYSVGGIRYVIYILIVIMIIHAIEAYILNPKFMSSKTELPIFYTFVVLLAGEHFLGTWGLIVGVPIFTFLLDILGVKSVKTKKPKILKIENKK